A window of the Bacillus andreraoultii genome harbors these coding sequences:
- a CDS encoding thioredoxin family protein: MEQWTNDTFYQHLKSGKKGGFYLYTPLCGTCQMASKMLGVIEELLPDLLIGKADMNYIPEIAETFFIESVPCLIIFSDYQIKEKIYAFQSVPFLYEKLKSL, translated from the coding sequence ATGGAACAATGGACAAACGATACATTTTACCAGCATTTAAAGAGTGGAAAGAAAGGTGGATTTTATTTATACACACCTTTATGTGGCACATGTCAAATGGCAAGTAAAATGTTAGGTGTTATTGAAGAGCTATTGCCAGATCTTCTAATAGGGAAGGCAGATATGAATTATATTCCAGAAATTGCCGAAACATTTTTCATTGAAAGTGTCCCATGTTTGATCATCTTTTCGGATTATCAAATTAAGGAAAAAATTTACGCTTTCCAAAGTGTCCCGTTTTTATATGAAAAATTGAAAAGTTTATAA
- a CDS encoding MetQ/NlpA family ABC transporter substrate-binding protein, whose translation MKKVLTFLFSAILVVTLAACGGKEKSSSNNGDENSKGKDDVKTLVVGATNEPHAVILEKAKPILKEKGIELKIETFSKYELINPALVDGDLDANFFQHIPYLELQNKEFKYDLENAGGIHIEPIGIYSKKYKSLDEIKDGATVIMSSNVPDHGRILTLFEAKGLIALKDGIDKTAATLDDITSNPKNLKFKYDYAPDLLPSIYNNGEGDLVVINSNYALDADLNPIKDSIAIEDNESPYVNVIAVKKGDKDKEEIKALVEVLHSEEIQKFILDEWDGSVVPVTE comes from the coding sequence TTGAAAAAGGTATTAACATTTTTATTTAGTGCTATCCTTGTTGTAACATTAGCTGCTTGTGGAGGTAAGGAAAAATCGTCTAGTAATAACGGGGACGAAAATAGTAAAGGGAAAGATGATGTAAAAACATTAGTAGTTGGTGCGACAAATGAGCCACATGCAGTGATTTTAGAAAAAGCAAAACCAATTCTGAAAGAAAAAGGTATTGAATTGAAAATTGAAACGTTCAGTAAATATGAATTAATTAATCCGGCTTTAGTAGATGGAGATTTGGATGCAAACTTTTTCCAACACATCCCATACTTAGAATTGCAAAATAAAGAATTTAAATATGATCTTGAAAATGCGGGTGGTATCCATATTGAACCAATAGGCATTTATTCCAAAAAGTATAAATCTCTGGATGAAATTAAAGATGGTGCAACAGTTATTATGAGTAGTAATGTTCCAGATCACGGTCGGATTTTGACATTATTTGAAGCGAAAGGGTTAATTGCGTTAAAAGATGGAATTGATAAAACTGCTGCAACTTTAGATGATATTACAAGTAATCCGAAAAACTTGAAGTTTAAATATGATTATGCACCAGATTTATTACCGAGCATATATAATAATGGAGAGGGCGATCTAGTCGTTATTAATTCAAACTATGCATTAGATGCAGACTTAAATCCAATTAAGGATAGTATTGCGATTGAAGATAATGAATCACCGTATGTTAATGTTATTGCTGTTAAAAAAGGCGACAAAGATAAAGAAGAGATTAAAGCATTAGTGGAAGTACTACATTCTGAAGAAATTCAAAAGTTCATTCTTGATGAATGGGATGGTTCTGTTGTGCCAGTAACAGAATAA
- the sufC gene encoding Fe-S cluster assembly ATPase SufC, with protein sequence MAGSTLVIKDLHVSIEDKEIIKGLNLEIKPGEFHAVMGPNGAGKSTLASAIMGHPKYEITSGTITLDGEDVLEMEVDERAKAGLFLAMQYPSEISGVTNADFLRSAINAKRGEGNEIPLMQFIKKLDKNMEFLEMDLNMAQRYLNEGFSGGEKKRNEILQLMMTEPSLAILDEIDSGLDIDALKVVSKGINAMRSNDFSCLIITHYQRLLNYITPNYVHVMMNGRIVKSGGPELAQRLEAEGYDWIKQELGIEDEVEVGQ encoded by the coding sequence ATGGCTGGATCAACATTAGTAATTAAGGATTTACATGTTTCAATTGAAGATAAAGAGATTATTAAAGGGTTAAACCTTGAAATTAAACCAGGTGAGTTTCATGCGGTAATGGGACCAAACGGTGCAGGTAAATCAACATTAGCGTCTGCAATTATGGGTCATCCAAAATACGAAATTACGAGCGGTACAATTACTTTAGATGGTGAAGACGTTCTTGAAATGGAAGTAGATGAACGTGCAAAGGCTGGATTATTTTTAGCCATGCAATACCCAAGTGAAATTAGTGGGGTTACAAATGCTGATTTCCTACGCTCTGCAATTAATGCGAAACGCGGTGAAGGTAATGAAATCCCGCTTATGCAATTTATTAAAAAATTAGATAAAAATATGGAATTCTTAGAAATGGATTTAAATATGGCGCAACGTTATCTAAATGAAGGTTTCTCTGGCGGTGAGAAGAAACGGAATGAAATCCTTCAATTAATGATGACTGAACCTAGTCTTGCCATTTTAGATGAAATTGACTCCGGTCTTGATATCGACGCATTAAAAGTTGTATCAAAAGGAATTAATGCAATGCGCAGTAATGATTTTAGCTGTTTAATTATTACACATTACCAACGTTTGCTAAACTACATTACTCCTAACTACGTACATGTTATGATGAACGGTCGTATTGTTAAATCCGGTGGCCCAGAACTTGCGCAACGTCTAGAAGCGGAAGGATATGACTGGATTAAACAAGAGCTTGGTATCGAGGACGAAGTAGAAGTAGGACAATAA
- a CDS encoding cysteine desulfurase — MDIERIRKDFPILHQNVNDHPLVYLDSAATSQKPIGVINAVDDYYRQYNSNVHRGVHTLGTKATDAYEGAREKVKNFINAKSIKEVIFTRGTTTSLNFVASSYGREHVKEGDEIVISYMEHHSNLIPWQQVAKKTGATLKYFPLQEDGTIILDDVRKTITNRTKIVAITHVSNVLGTINPIKEIVEIAHSKGAIVVVDGAQSAPHMKVDVQDLNCDFYALSGHKMCGPTGIGILYGKEQLLEKMEPVEFGGEMIDFVELYDSTWKELPWKFEGGTPIIAGAIGLGAAIDYLQSVGMDEIQEHEHQLVEYAMNKLSEIDGLTIYGPKEANQRAGVLTFNMDGVHPHDVATVLDTEGIAVRAGHHCAQPLMKWLNVTATARASFYLYNTEDEIDRLVMGLVKAKEFFSDVF, encoded by the coding sequence ATGGATATCGAACGCATCCGTAAAGACTTTCCTATTTTACACCAAAATGTCAATGACCACCCGCTCGTGTATTTGGATAGTGCAGCCACTTCACAAAAACCAATTGGGGTAATTAATGCTGTAGATGACTATTACAGACAATATAATTCGAATGTTCATCGCGGTGTTCATACGTTAGGAACAAAAGCAACCGATGCTTACGAGGGTGCCCGTGAAAAGGTAAAGAATTTTATAAACGCAAAATCGATAAAAGAAGTGATCTTCACAAGAGGAACGACAACTTCGCTTAACTTTGTTGCATCAAGTTATGGACGAGAACATGTCAAGGAAGGGGATGAAATTGTCATCTCCTATATGGAGCACCATAGCAATCTCATCCCTTGGCAGCAAGTTGCGAAAAAAACAGGAGCAACATTGAAATATTTTCCACTACAAGAAGATGGGACAATCATATTGGATGATGTTCGGAAAACGATAACGAACCGGACGAAAATTGTTGCCATTACACATGTATCTAATGTGCTAGGTACAATTAATCCAATTAAAGAAATCGTGGAAATTGCTCATAGTAAAGGTGCGATTGTCGTTGTTGACGGTGCGCAGAGTGCTCCACATATGAAAGTGGATGTCCAAGATTTGAATTGTGACTTTTATGCACTCTCTGGACATAAAATGTGTGGACCAACCGGAATTGGTATATTATATGGTAAAGAGCAGCTTCTTGAGAAAATGGAACCAGTCGAATTCGGTGGTGAAATGATTGATTTTGTTGAGCTATATGATTCGACTTGGAAAGAGTTGCCGTGGAAATTTGAAGGCGGGACACCTATAATAGCTGGTGCAATTGGTCTAGGTGCAGCAATTGATTATTTACAGTCTGTCGGTATGGATGAAATTCAAGAGCATGAACATCAACTTGTAGAATATGCTATGAATAAGCTATCCGAAATCGACGGCCTTACAATCTATGGTCCAAAAGAAGCAAATCAACGTGCAGGTGTATTAACTTTTAATATGGATGGAGTTCACCCTCATGACGTAGCAACCGTTCTTGATACGGAGGGGATTGCAGTTCGAGCTGGACACCACTGTGCCCAACCATTAATGAAATGGTTAAATGTAACAGCTACTGCACGTGCAAGCTTTTATTTATATAATACGGAAGATGAGATTGATCGGTTAGTTATGGGGCTCGTCAAAGCAAAGGAGTTTTTCAGTGATGTCTTTTGA
- the sufB gene encoding Fe-S cluster assembly protein SufB translates to MAKNAPDIGDYKYGFRDKDVSVFRTERGLTPKIVEEISKMKNEPQWMLDFRLKALEHFYKRPMPQWGGDLSELNFDEITYYVKPSEKQGRTWDEVPEEIKRTFDKLGIPEAEQKYLAGVSAQYESEVVYHNMKEDLEKMGIVFKDTDSALQENEELFREYFGTVVPYTDNKFAALNSAVWSGGSFIYVPKGVKVDTPLQAYFRINSENMGQFERTLIIVDEGASVHYVEGCTAPVYTTNSLHSAVVEIIIKKDAYCRYTTIQNWANNVYNLVTKRAVCEERATMEWIDGNIGSKLTMKYPSVLLKGEGARGMTLSIAFAGKGQVQDAGAKMYHLAPNTSSSIVSKSMSRHGGNVTYRGIVHFGRKADGAKATIECDTLILDNESTSDTIPYNEIQNDNISLEHEAKVSKVSEEQLFYLMSRGISEQEATEMIVMGFIEPFTKELPMEYAVEMNRLIKFEMEGSIG, encoded by the coding sequence ATGGCAAAAAATGCGCCGGATATTGGCGATTACAAATATGGTTTCCGTGATAAAGACGTTTCCGTATTCCGTACAGAACGTGGATTAACGCCTAAGATAGTTGAAGAAATTTCCAAAATGAAAAATGAGCCACAATGGATGTTAGATTTCCGCTTAAAGGCTTTAGAACATTTTTATAAAAGACCAATGCCCCAATGGGGTGGCGATCTTTCAGAATTAAATTTTGATGAAATTACGTATTATGTAAAACCATCTGAAAAACAAGGTCGTACTTGGGATGAAGTACCTGAGGAAATTAAACGTACCTTTGATAAACTAGGTATTCCAGAAGCAGAACAAAAATATTTAGCTGGGGTATCTGCTCAGTACGAATCTGAGGTTGTTTATCACAACATGAAAGAGGACCTAGAAAAGATGGGGATTGTATTTAAAGATACAGACTCAGCTTTACAAGAAAACGAAGAATTATTCCGTGAATACTTCGGTACAGTTGTTCCTTATACAGATAACAAGTTCGCAGCGTTAAACTCTGCAGTATGGTCTGGTGGTTCTTTCATCTACGTTCCAAAAGGAGTAAAAGTAGATACACCACTTCAAGCGTATTTCCGCATTAACTCGGAAAATATGGGCCAATTTGAACGTACACTAATTATTGTTGATGAAGGTGCTTCTGTTCATTATGTAGAAGGATGTACGGCACCTGTTTATACAACAAATTCTTTACACAGTGCGGTCGTTGAAATAATTATTAAAAAAGATGCATATTGCCGTTACACAACCATCCAAAACTGGGCAAATAACGTCTACAACCTCGTTACAAAACGTGCAGTATGTGAAGAACGTGCAACGATGGAATGGATTGATGGAAACATCGGTTCGAAATTAACGATGAAATATCCTTCCGTTTTATTAAAAGGGGAAGGCGCTCGTGGTATGACCTTATCTATTGCCTTTGCAGGTAAAGGCCAAGTTCAGGATGCAGGTGCAAAAATGTATCATTTAGCACCGAACACATCTTCCAGCATCGTTTCAAAATCAATGTCAAGACATGGTGGAAATGTAACATACCGGGGAATTGTCCACTTTGGCCGTAAAGCGGATGGTGCAAAAGCAACAATTGAATGTGATACGTTAATTTTAGATAACGAATCAACATCAGATACAATTCCATACAATGAAATTCAAAACGATAACATTTCTTTAGAACACGAAGCAAAAGTTTCGAAGGTTTCAGAAGAACAATTATTCTACCTAATGAGTAGAGGAATTTCTGAACAAGAAGCAACAGAAATGATTGTTATGGGCTTCATTGAACCATTTACAAAAGAACTACCAATGGAATATGCAGTTGAAATGAACCGCCTCATCAAGTTTGAAATGGAAGGTTCTATAGGATAA
- a CDS encoding methionine ABC transporter ATP-binding protein, whose translation MIFVQDVTKKFTTKSCSLTAVNQANFTINEGEIFGVIGYSGAGKSTLIRMFNGLESPTKGSLIIDGKDMAKIRGSELRKARQEIGMIFQHFNLLWSRTVRGNISFPLEIAGVPKEKRKKRVDELIKLVGLEGREDAYPSQLSGGQKQRVGIARALANNPKVLLCDEATSALDPETTDAILDLLVDINKKFGLTIILITHEMHVIRKICHRVAVMDSGKIVEIGPVLEIFRQPKEQITKRFIGQVTEQEETKETIHHLIEKYPHGKIVKLTFIGEVAEQPIISQLFRQQHMTINILQGKISQTQNGRYGSLFLHIDGEEKDVQEAIHFLTTKQIGVEVISHD comes from the coding sequence ATGATTTTTGTACAAGATGTAACGAAAAAGTTTACGACAAAATCATGCTCCTTGACAGCAGTAAATCAGGCGAATTTTACGATAAATGAAGGTGAAATTTTTGGGGTTATTGGCTATAGTGGTGCAGGAAAAAGTACACTTATCCGCATGTTTAATGGGTTAGAATCTCCAACGAAAGGATCCCTCATCATTGACGGAAAGGATATGGCGAAAATTCGCGGTTCCGAATTGAGAAAAGCCCGGCAAGAAATCGGTATGATTTTTCAACATTTCAATCTACTTTGGTCAAGAACGGTGCGCGGTAATATTTCCTTTCCACTTGAAATTGCAGGAGTCCCAAAAGAAAAAAGGAAAAAGCGTGTAGATGAATTAATAAAGCTCGTTGGTTTAGAAGGAAGGGAAGATGCGTATCCTTCCCAATTAAGTGGAGGACAAAAGCAGAGAGTGGGTATTGCACGAGCCCTTGCGAATAATCCAAAAGTACTGCTTTGTGATGAGGCGACATCAGCATTGGACCCAGAAACAACGGATGCAATATTAGACCTTCTTGTAGACATTAATAAGAAATTTGGGCTAACGATTATTTTAATTACCCACGAAATGCATGTTATTCGAAAAATTTGTCACCGAGTTGCGGTTATGGATAGTGGAAAAATTGTTGAAATAGGTCCAGTTCTAGAAATTTTTAGACAGCCGAAAGAACAAATTACAAAAAGGTTTATCGGTCAAGTAACAGAACAAGAGGAGACGAAAGAAACAATTCATCATTTAATAGAAAAATACCCTCATGGAAAAATTGTTAAGCTAACGTTCATTGGAGAAGTAGCTGAGCAACCGATTATCTCTCAATTATTTAGACAGCAACATATGACGATAAATATTTTACAAGGGAAAATTTCACAAACGCAAAATGGCAGATACGGTAGTCTTTTCCTCCATATTGATGGGGAAGAAAAAGATGTACAAGAAGCTATTCATTTTCTAACAACGAAACAAATTGGGGTGGAGGTAATTAGTCATGATTGA
- a CDS encoding DDE-type integrase/transposase/recombinase: MYPQLLTYLFEFIKYQDEIIKILQTLLIGKSMFDKPEEKPISKPYRKLQVDELPIVETLEKLDYQELLNDFLEKHGKPLKPVRRHKNAKVCVPSHLNCPKCGAPSDFLYANNGDKGQYQCKVCACLFSEKNRYLKEAILRCPHCSKTLEKIKERKDFDVFKCKNNQCSYYQKKLKGLSKEEKKPFKKDPQAFKMRYIFRLFKFDYKPLSKESPELPKVDLSKLYVSPHTLGLILTYHVNYGLSARKTAAIMNDIHGVSISHQSILNYENSVALIMKPFIDHYPYELSNQFCGDETYIRVSGRWNYLFFFFDTVKKIILSYPVSPNRDTQAAVLAIDEVLLKLKEIPEDLTFVVDGNPIYLLAQHFFAQHDIHFDVKQVIGLTNEDPVSTEYRPLKQIIERLNRTFKGNYKATHGFGSEKGSVSYVTLFVAYFNFLRPHASLENKVPVMIPELSKLPHMPARWTKMIELAQQWLLEIQAA; this comes from the coding sequence CTGTATCCTCAATTATTAACCTATTTATTTGAATTTATCAAGTACCAAGATGAGATTATCAAAATTTTACAGACTCTTTTAATTGGAAAGAGTATGTTTGATAAACCCGAAGAAAAACCGATAAGCAAGCCTTATCGAAAACTACAGGTGGATGAGCTTCCGATTGTCGAAACACTTGAAAAGCTTGATTATCAAGAACTACTCAATGATTTTCTAGAAAAACACGGGAAACCATTAAAACCGGTTCGTAGACATAAAAACGCCAAAGTTTGTGTGCCTTCTCATTTGAATTGTCCAAAGTGTGGTGCTCCTTCTGATTTTCTTTATGCAAATAATGGAGATAAAGGACAATATCAATGTAAAGTGTGTGCGTGTTTGTTTAGCGAAAAGAATCGTTATTTGAAAGAGGCCATTTTACGATGTCCTCACTGTTCAAAAACACTTGAAAAGATAAAAGAACGAAAAGATTTTGATGTTTTCAAGTGTAAAAATAATCAATGTTCTTACTACCAAAAGAAGTTAAAAGGTCTTTCGAAAGAAGAGAAGAAACCGTTCAAAAAAGACCCACAAGCGTTCAAAATGCGCTATATATTTCGCCTGTTTAAGTTCGACTATAAGCCACTGTCGAAAGAGTCTCCAGAGTTACCGAAAGTAGATTTATCGAAATTGTACGTGTCTCCGCATACACTGGGACTTATTTTGACTTATCACGTAAACTACGGCTTATCAGCGCGCAAAACCGCGGCCATTATGAATGATATTCACGGAGTTTCTATTTCTCACCAAAGTATTTTAAACTACGAAAACAGTGTCGCGCTCATAATGAAACCGTTTATCGACCATTATCCGTATGAGCTTTCCAATCAATTTTGCGGTGATGAAACGTATATCCGTGTGAGTGGACGTTGGAATTACTTGTTCTTCTTCTTTGATACCGTAAAAAAGATTATTTTGTCGTATCCTGTTTCACCAAACCGAGATACACAGGCAGCTGTATTAGCCATTGATGAAGTATTGCTTAAGCTAAAAGAGATTCCAGAAGATCTTACTTTTGTGGTCGATGGGAATCCTATTTACCTTTTGGCTCAACACTTCTTTGCCCAGCACGATATCCACTTTGATGTGAAGCAAGTCATTGGATTAACCAATGAGGATCCTGTTTCAACGGAATATCGACCGCTTAAACAAATTATTGAGAGACTCAATCGTACTTTTAAGGGTAATTATAAGGCTACACATGGGTTTGGTTCAGAAAAGGGATCGGTATCCTATGTGACTTTATTCGTAGCATATTTTAACTTTCTCAGGCCACATGCTTCACTGGAGAATAAAGTGCCAGTTATGATCCCAGAACTCTCCAAATTGCCACACATGCCGGCACGTTGGACAAAAATGATTGAACTCGCTCAACAATGGCTTCTAGAAATACAAGCCGCCTAA
- a CDS encoding SCP2 sterol-binding domain-containing protein produces MTENLEQKSNRHHLFRLLMPEEPLHIKVNKNDDVFYIALSKEQMDVRKTFTGEIHIELSGEDKIIQRIIQGEIKLQKAIERNQVQLDCNYRTMLLLESIFWLNRIA; encoded by the coding sequence TTGACTGAAAATTTAGAACAAAAAAGTAATCGTCATCATTTATTTCGACTATTAATGCCAGAAGAGCCACTTCATATTAAAGTAAATAAAAATGACGATGTGTTCTATATTGCACTTTCTAAGGAGCAAATGGATGTACGAAAAACATTCACGGGTGAAATACATATCGAGCTTTCTGGTGAGGACAAAATTATCCAAAGGATCATTCAAGGAGAAATAAAACTACAAAAGGCAATAGAAAGAAACCAAGTTCAATTGGATTGTAATTATCGAACAATGCTTTTGCTAGAGTCCATTTTTTGGTTAAATCGGATCGCATAA
- a CDS encoding methionine ABC transporter permease, producing the protein MIDTLFPNVDMEKAWEKTIETLYMTSLSLVWIAIIGIILGLLLFLTANGNLWQNKFIHWITSAVVNVFRSIPFVILIVLLIPFTRMLVGTMIGMKAALPALIIGSAPFYARMVEIGLREVDKGVIEAAKAMGAKTSTIILKVLLPESMPAIVSGITVTAIALVGYTAIAGVIGAGGLGDYAYLDGFSRNQNDVTLFATLLILIIVFIIQIIGDTITKKLDKR; encoded by the coding sequence ATGATTGATACACTCTTCCCAAATGTCGATATGGAAAAAGCGTGGGAAAAAACAATCGAAACATTATACATGACGAGTTTATCTCTCGTTTGGATTGCTATTATTGGGATTATATTAGGTTTATTGCTTTTTTTAACAGCAAACGGTAATCTTTGGCAAAACAAGTTTATTCATTGGATTACTTCAGCTGTAGTTAACGTTTTCCGGTCCATTCCATTTGTTATCCTTATTGTTCTATTAATTCCTTTTACTAGAATGTTAGTTGGAACGATGATTGGGATGAAAGCGGCATTACCTGCTCTAATTATCGGTTCCGCACCATTTTATGCTCGAATGGTGGAAATTGGTTTAAGAGAAGTGGACAAAGGAGTAATTGAAGCAGCAAAAGCAATGGGAGCCAAAACGAGCACAATCATTTTAAAAGTGCTGCTCCCTGAATCAATGCCAGCCATTGTTTCCGGAATTACGGTAACAGCGATTGCCCTAGTTGGATATACCGCAATTGCTGGTGTAATTGGTGCTGGTGGCCTAGGGGATTACGCCTATTTAGATGGTTTTTCACGAAATCAAAATGATGTAACCCTATTTGCAACGCTATTAATATTAATCATCGTATTTATCATCCAAATCATTGGAGATACAATAACAAAAAAATTAGATAAAAGATAA
- the sufD gene encoding Fe-S cluster assembly protein SufD — protein sequence MTTQVQNPIDQGIVKSFSKKNNEPDWFEHFRLEALKKFDELPMLAPDKTKITKWDFTSFNEHHVESTIYAKVDELPEQIKALINVEGGVNNLYVQHNQTPGLVSLSADLKAKGVIFTDLLTAVKEHSELVQKYYMTDGVKVDEHKLTAFHAALVNGGAFLYVPQNVVIEDPIQTIFVHDNADTPLINHVLIVADKNSEVTYVENYFSLNDQLEGIANIITEVIALDNASVKFGAVDTLAEGITTYVNRRGYAARDARIEWALGMMNDGNTISDNTTNLVGDGSFADTKSVVVGRGKQIQNFTTQVVHFGKASEGFILNHAVVKDSATNVFNGIGKIEHGATKANAEQESRVLMLSEKARGDANPILLIEEDDVMAGHAASVGKVDPMQMYYLMSRGIPKEEAERLIIYGFLAPVVNQLPVEGVKKQLSEVIERKVK from the coding sequence ATGACTACACAAGTACAAAATCCAATTGATCAAGGCATCGTTAAGTCTTTTTCCAAAAAGAACAACGAGCCTGATTGGTTTGAACATTTCCGCCTTGAAGCATTGAAGAAATTTGATGAGTTACCAATGCTAGCACCAGATAAGACGAAAATTACGAAATGGGACTTTACTAGTTTTAATGAGCATCATGTGGAAAGTACAATTTATGCGAAAGTTGACGAATTACCAGAGCAAATTAAAGCGTTAATTAATGTAGAAGGTGGCGTGAACAATCTTTATGTGCAACATAACCAAACGCCAGGCCTCGTTTCATTATCAGCTGATTTAAAGGCAAAAGGGGTTATTTTTACAGATTTATTAACAGCTGTAAAAGAGCATAGCGAACTTGTTCAGAAATATTATATGACAGATGGTGTGAAAGTAGACGAACATAAATTAACTGCTTTCCATGCTGCATTAGTTAATGGTGGTGCATTCTTATACGTGCCACAAAATGTTGTTATTGAAGATCCTATCCAAACAATTTTTGTTCATGACAATGCAGATACACCACTTATTAATCACGTATTAATTGTTGCTGATAAAAATAGTGAAGTCACTTATGTAGAAAACTATTTTTCTCTAAATGACCAACTTGAAGGAATTGCCAACATTATAACTGAAGTGATTGCGTTAGATAATGCTAGCGTTAAATTTGGTGCTGTTGATACATTAGCAGAAGGTATTACAACATATGTTAATCGTCGTGGTTATGCGGCTCGTGATGCTCGTATTGAATGGGCTTTAGGTATGATGAATGACGGTAATACAATTTCTGATAATACAACAAATCTTGTTGGGGATGGCTCGTTTGCTGATACAAAATCTGTCGTCGTTGGGCGTGGAAAACAAATTCAAAACTTCACGACTCAAGTGGTCCATTTTGGAAAAGCTTCAGAAGGTTTTATATTAAATCATGCTGTCGTTAAAGATAGTGCAACGAACGTATTTAATGGAATTGGCAAAATTGAACACGGTGCAACAAAGGCGAATGCTGAACAAGAATCTCGTGTTCTGATGTTAAGTGAAAAAGCTCGTGGCGATGCGAACCCAATTCTTTTAATTGAAGAAGATGATGTAATGGCTGGACATGCTGCTTCTGTAGGGAAAGTAGATCCAATGCAAATGTATTATTTAATGAGCCGTGGGATTCCGAAAGAAGAAGCTGAACGTTTAATTATTTACGGGTTTTTAGCTCCAGTTGTAAATCAATTACCAGTAGAAGGGGTTAAAAAGCAATTATCTGAAGTTATTGAAAGGAAAGTAAAATAA
- a CDS encoding toprim domain-containing protein: MEEAVERVIIVEGKTDKKKVQEVINEPVEIICTNGTIGLSRMDELIDSLFDKEVFIFVDADDSGEKLRRQFKREFPEAKHIYIDRTYREVATAPENHVASVLLQANIHVHSKYLF, encoded by the coding sequence ATGGAGGAAGCTGTTGAGAGGGTAATTATTGTAGAAGGGAAAACAGACAAGAAAAAAGTACAAGAAGTGATTAATGAACCGGTTGAAATTATTTGTACGAATGGAACGATAGGTTTGAGCCGGATGGATGAATTAATTGATTCTTTATTTGATAAAGAAGTGTTTATTTTTGTTGATGCCGATGATTCTGGTGAAAAGTTAAGAAGGCAATTTAAACGTGAATTCCCAGAAGCAAAACATATTTACATTGACAGAACTTATCGAGAAGTTGCGACAGCACCAGAAAACCATGTTGCTTCAGTATTATTACAAGCAAATATCCATGTACACTCGAAATATTTATTTTGA
- the sufU gene encoding Fe-S cluster assembly sulfur transfer protein SufU encodes MSFDQLDSLYRSVIMDHYKKPRNKGILQDGNLTIDMNNPTCGDRIRLTMKENNGIIEDVKFEGEGCSISMASASMMTQLIKGKDIETALKLSQIFSLMVQGKEYDHGDLDLGDIEALHGVSKFPARIKCATLAWKAMEKGVHSTHE; translated from the coding sequence ATGTCTTTTGACCAACTAGATTCTTTATATCGAAGTGTAATAATGGATCACTACAAAAAGCCACGTAATAAAGGAATATTGCAAGATGGTAACTTAACCATCGATATGAATAACCCTACATGTGGTGATCGGATTCGTCTAACAATGAAGGAAAATAATGGAATCATTGAAGACGTGAAATTTGAAGGTGAAGGTTGTTCGATTTCAATGGCCTCTGCTTCCATGATGACCCAACTAATTAAAGGGAAAGATATAGAAACAGCTCTTAAGTTGTCTCAAATTTTCTCTTTAATGGTGCAAGGAAAAGAATATGACCATGGTGATCTTGATTTAGGTGATATTGAAGCATTACATGGTGTATCTAAGTTTCCAGCACGAATAAAATGTGCAACTCTAGCATGGAAGGCAATGGAAAAGGGTGTACATTCAACGCATGAGTAA